From a single Abyssibacter profundi genomic region:
- a CDS encoding WcaI family glycosyltransferase, with translation MKILMLSLYFYPDQTGVPKYSGEMAKWLADAGHDVTVIAGVPHYPDWKRAPGSPLLRPKTEHWGNVTIHRVPHYVPGDGKISTIKRMLIDASYLGAAGAKLVESTLKREKYDVAIAICPPLFSGILALAKRLLDGVPWVFHIQDFQVDAAMRLNLLNIGPVGQILYQMEGGLLKSANRVTSITDAMCRRAVAKGATNQRVIVSPNWADVKNIKPMPRDNEFRQAFGAGEDNIVALYAGAMGAKQGLDLVLDAAERLVADTRFKFVMVGGGPEWRRLCTESGERGLSNIQFVPLQPIEKLPALLAAADVHLVVQKAEAADIVMPSKLTNILASGRATIATANQGTALSDAIEQSGAGLVIPPEQPTELVSALQTLADSPESTKEMGIKARAFAEATLDRDVIMRAFEQELNTIAESASEHRRWLLP, from the coding sequence ATGAAGATACTCATGCTCTCCCTGTACTTTTACCCAGACCAAACTGGCGTACCCAAGTACTCCGGCGAAATGGCTAAATGGCTTGCCGACGCCGGGCATGACGTCACCGTGATCGCCGGCGTCCCACACTACCCGGACTGGAAGCGCGCGCCTGGCTCTCCCTTACTACGCCCCAAGACTGAACACTGGGGCAATGTGACGATCCATCGCGTGCCTCACTACGTGCCCGGAGATGGAAAGATCAGCACCATTAAGCGCATGCTGATTGATGCGTCCTATCTAGGGGCCGCTGGAGCCAAACTTGTCGAGTCGACGCTCAAGCGCGAAAAATATGATGTTGCAATCGCGATCTGCCCGCCCCTCTTTTCAGGCATCTTGGCGCTCGCCAAGCGGCTTCTAGATGGAGTGCCTTGGGTGTTCCACATTCAAGACTTCCAAGTCGATGCGGCGATGCGTCTTAACCTCCTGAACATCGGTCCAGTCGGGCAAATTCTGTATCAAATGGAAGGCGGTCTCCTCAAGAGCGCCAATCGCGTGACATCCATCACCGATGCCATGTGTCGACGCGCAGTTGCCAAAGGCGCCACTAACCAGCGTGTGATCGTTTCTCCAAACTGGGCTGATGTCAAAAACATCAAGCCAATGCCGCGTGACAACGAATTCAGGCAGGCGTTTGGCGCGGGAGAAGACAATATCGTCGCACTGTACGCAGGCGCAATGGGTGCGAAGCAAGGGCTAGACCTTGTCCTCGATGCCGCCGAACGATTGGTCGCCGATACCCGATTCAAGTTTGTGATGGTGGGCGGTGGCCCTGAATGGCGACGCCTCTGCACCGAGTCCGGCGAGCGCGGCTTGAGCAACATCCAGTTCGTGCCGCTGCAACCCATTGAGAAGCTCCCTGCCTTGCTTGCAGCTGCCGATGTCCATCTGGTCGTGCAAAAGGCTGAAGCCGCAGACATTGTGATGCCATCCAAGCTCACGAACATCCTAGCCTCTGGACGGGCAACCATCGCGACGGCTAATCAAGGCACCGCGTTGTCCGATGCCATCGAGCAAAGCGGTGCAGGGCTCGTTATTCCGCCCGAGCAGCCAACGGAACTCGTTTCTGCGCTCCAGACACTTGCAGACAGCCCGGAGTCGACAAAGGAAATGGGTATCAAGGCCCGGGCATTTGCGGAAGCGACACTGGACCGAGATGTCATCATGCGCGCCTTTGAGCAGGAATTGAACACGATTGCAGAGTCTGCATCCGAGCACCGACGCTGGTTACTGCCTTAA
- a CDS encoding NAD-dependent epimerase/dehydratase family protein, producing MSKKAPTSVGRVVAITGGSGFIGGHLLDALIADDTVSRIYVMDIAPTTRWCEKVTFVYTNLARDVQFEPQQKIDVVYHLAAVSREPGFEWNEYFDINYEGTRRLLKWASKLDIKNIVFTSTGMVFKAGPFHRAPSEVPSADTAYGISKALAEEALSGWQQSKRGRHVAVVRPGAVFGRGCGGNFVNLHRALRLGTFAYIGGPDTVKSCIYVKDLVALMRGAAELKGWHVLHGTYPQAPTIGEICNAFCKVFGWTRVIPTVPLNLALRAAAPLQMLNELGFSNPVHKRRVEKLHYSTDIDGSGLLELNLAPTHSLVEAIQDWRDECAPADPH from the coding sequence TTGAGTAAGAAAGCTCCCACCTCAGTTGGCCGCGTCGTGGCAATTACAGGCGGATCCGGATTTATCGGCGGACATCTCCTCGACGCCCTTATTGCCGACGATACGGTCTCTCGTATCTATGTAATGGATATCGCACCGACCACACGCTGGTGCGAAAAAGTCACGTTTGTTTACACCAACCTAGCTCGAGACGTTCAGTTCGAACCCCAGCAGAAGATCGACGTGGTCTACCATCTCGCAGCTGTTTCAAGAGAACCTGGCTTTGAGTGGAACGAGTACTTCGATATCAACTACGAAGGCACCCGCCGTTTGCTCAAGTGGGCATCCAAACTCGACATCAAGAACATCGTGTTCACCAGCACGGGGATGGTGTTCAAAGCCGGCCCCTTTCACCGAGCCCCCAGCGAGGTTCCGTCCGCTGACACCGCCTATGGAATCTCAAAGGCGCTCGCCGAAGAAGCCTTGTCGGGGTGGCAGCAATCCAAACGTGGCCGCCACGTCGCCGTCGTGCGACCCGGCGCTGTTTTTGGGAGGGGCTGCGGAGGTAATTTTGTCAATCTACACCGCGCTTTGCGTTTGGGCACCTTCGCGTACATCGGCGGACCGGATACGGTCAAAAGTTGCATCTACGTGAAGGATCTCGTGGCGCTGATGCGAGGTGCCGCCGAACTGAAGGGCTGGCATGTGCTGCATGGCACCTACCCGCAGGCACCAACCATAGGAGAAATCTGCAACGCGTTTTGCAAGGTCTTCGGCTGGACACGCGTTATTCCTACCGTGCCACTGAACCTCGCGCTCCGTGCGGCAGCCCCGCTTCAAATGCTTAACGAACTTGGATTTTCTAATCCCGTACACAAACGGCGTGTTGAGAAGCTGCACTATTCCACAGATATTGACGGCAGTGGGTTACTTGAGCTGAATCTCGCGCCTACGCATTCCCTCGTCGAGGCGATCCAAGACTGGCGGGATGAATGTGCTCCCGCTGACCCACACTGA
- the fcl gene encoding GDP-L-fucose synthase: MNPESKIYVAGHRGLAGSAIVRALKRKGYNNLITRTHSELDLTDQLAVQAFFEAEQPTHVILAAAKVGGIHANDTYPAEFIRDNLAIQTNVIHSAWQSGVDKLVFLGSSCIYPKFAEQPMREDSLLTGPLEPTNEWYAIAKIAGIKMCQAYRKQYGFDAISLMPTNLYGPGDNFNLENSHVLPALLRKFHEAKLNHDPQVVMWGTGSPKREFLHVDDLGDAVVHLTEHYSDSDIVNVGVGTDVSIRELAELVKNVVGYEGDIVNDTSKPDGTPRKLMNVDRLSELGWSAGISLKQGVENTYEWFLQNKDSYRS; encoded by the coding sequence GTGAATCCTGAGTCAAAGATCTATGTAGCCGGCCACCGCGGGCTGGCCGGGTCCGCCATTGTCCGGGCGCTCAAGCGCAAGGGTTACAACAACCTGATCACGCGCACCCATTCAGAGCTGGACCTGACAGACCAGCTTGCAGTGCAAGCCTTCTTTGAAGCCGAGCAGCCGACACACGTCATTCTGGCCGCCGCCAAGGTTGGAGGCATCCACGCCAATGACACCTACCCGGCTGAGTTCATTCGCGACAATCTAGCAATCCAGACCAACGTCATCCATTCGGCCTGGCAGTCGGGAGTGGACAAACTGGTGTTCTTGGGCTCCTCGTGCATTTATCCCAAGTTTGCAGAACAGCCGATGCGAGAGGATTCTCTGCTAACGGGGCCTCTAGAGCCCACCAACGAGTGGTACGCCATCGCCAAGATCGCCGGCATCAAGATGTGCCAGGCCTATCGCAAGCAGTACGGCTTTGACGCCATCTCGTTAATGCCGACAAACCTCTACGGACCTGGCGATAACTTCAATCTTGAGAACTCGCACGTCCTGCCCGCCCTGCTTCGCAAGTTCCATGAAGCCAAGCTCAATCACGACCCGCAGGTTGTGATGTGGGGAACGGGTTCTCCAAAACGCGAGTTCTTACATGTTGATGATCTGGGCGACGCCGTTGTTCACCTAACCGAACACTATTCAGACAGTGACATCGTCAATGTCGGGGTGGGAACGGATGTATCGATCCGCGAACTGGCCGAGCTGGTCAAAAACGTCGTCGGGTACGAGGGTGACATCGTCAACGACACCAGCAAGCCAGACGGCACGCCGCGAAAGCTTATGAATGTTGACCGACTATCTGAACTGGGTTGGTCCGCCGGTATCAGCCTCAAGCAAGGTGTGGAGAATACCTACGAATGGTTTCTCCAGAACAAGGACAGCTACCGCAGCTAA